The Oscillatoria acuminata PCC 6304 genomic interval AGCCTGGGGCTACACGAACGAAGCCTGCCTTCGCAGGCTAAAGAATAAAGATTGATTAGCCCGCGCAGGCGGGCTTTGTCTGTGTAGCCCCAGGCTTGACGCTGTGGGCTTTTACGATAGCCTACGGGTTTTTACAATCCCGGACAAAAAAAATAGCCCGCATAGGCGGGCCATTTGCCAAGGGTCCCAACCCGGAAGGAGTCGGGACTATTCCTAATTACTTAGATTTCGGCTTCCAGGCAGATTGATAGTACACCTTAGACCCGGTATTTGGCACAAAATGACAGGACCAATAAGAGCGAATAAAGCTCTTTAAAAAGGGTTCATTGGAGGAGCGATAATAATCACCTAGTAGGGGTTTAATCGCCTCGGTTGCTGTCTTTAAATGATAGTGGGGCATATTTAAGAAAATATGATGCGCCACATGAGTGCCAATGTTATGATGGATGGGATTGATAAATCCATAGTCGCGATCGATAGTAGAAAGCGCACCTTTGAGAAAATACCAGTCCTCTCCTCGATACCAGGGAATATCATCTTCGGTATGATGCAAGAAGGTCACTAAGTCCAACCACATCACGAAAATGATGTAAGGTACGAGATAATATTTAACCAAAAAGACCCACCCAAATTGATAGGTGAGGACGCCAAGAAATCCCACCATCATCACCCACAGGACCGAACTGGTCACAATATCCCATTTTTCCGAAGGACGGAACAGGGGACTGCTGGGGAGAAAATGGGAACCTTGGCGATCGGGCGATCGCTTGAACAGATAAAGCGGATAGGCGAGTAAGGGTAAATAAAAGCGGAATAGCTTTTCATACCAAGGCATCCGATTGAATTTTTCCTCGGATACGGGATACCAGCTTTCGTCCGTGTCTAAATTTCCCGTGTTCCCATGATGAGTCCGGTGACTAATCCGCCAGCCGTGGTAAGGAACCAAAATCGGAATATGAGACAAATGTCCGATCAGGTTATTCAACCATTTGAGCTTAGAAAAAGAGCCATGACCGCAGTCATGACCCACTACAAATAATGCCCAAAACATTGTCCCTTGCATCACCCAGAAAATGGGGAAAAAGAACCAGGAATCCAGATTGTATGCGATCGCATAAAGTCCGGCAATAATCCCAACATCCAGAAAAAAGTAACTCAGAGACTTGAATATCGAGGGTTCAAAACACTCGGCAGGAATTGCCGCCTTCACATCCTGAAGAGTAAAGGGTAACTCTTGGGTTTGTGTCTGTGAAACTGTACCAGTCGTCTGATTAAGAACTGTGTTTGCTTGCACGAAATTTCCGCTTTTACCTGATTTTCAAACCTGCCTTTCACCTTTCACTCATCCCTTTCAGCCTGGAAAGGCTTCAAAGTCTTTTCCCCAAGGAGACCCTCGTTATTCAGTCCATTCATTCCCCGATGCGGTCCTCCTCATGATTAAACGAATTGAACCCCACGGGTCTGAAAACGCTGAGCACTCCCTGACGCTTTATAAAAAACTTGAGGGACAGGGAAGATGAAAAACGCAGCCGATAAACGGAATTCATTTTAACCCGTTTTGAGCTGAATTGTTAAGAAACGTTTCAAAATTACGGATTATAGTCCCTAAAACTCATAACCTCTGCCTATTTCTGGGATGCCCTATCTCATTCCTCTAAAAGTTGCGTGTTGGCAATAGGTGATTTGACAAAAAAAAGATAGTTACTGGTATCGGCTGACATCACCAATAACCAATAACTCATCCTCAATCACCGGAGTTCATTAAGCTACCTCAGAGGTTACCGCTACAGGGGACAACGCCTCCTGACGTTTCCATTCCCTTAATTGAGCTTCAATTTCATCCCGGACAATTTGACGATATTCCAGAAAATGTTCGTTATGAGCGCAAACCGTAAGATAGGCTTCCCACACCCCCGGATTATGTCTCATCACACTGAACAAATGATGCCAGAATTTCCAGCGCGTTTTCCGTTTAATCCCTTGTCGCCAGATGATAATTCCTAATGCCCGTAAATCAACCCAACTGGGAAATTTAGCCGGTGGTTGACATTTGGGTGCACCTAACTTGAGAAAGCAACGATAGGTGCGATCGAGAAAAACTTCGGGGTCATAAAGTTGCCAAAATGCCTCAATATATTCTTGGGCAATATCCGTAATTGGACGAGTCGGCACAAAATTCATTAACGTGCTTTGATTGATATCTTGGCGACTATTCACGCGCAAGCGTCCCTCTTTTTCCAGGCGATGCCAGAGGGCAGTATTCGGCAACGCTTGCAGCATTCCAAACATCGCCGTAGGAATGGCTGCCTCTTCCACAAACTTAACAATCCGGGAACTCGCGTCTTTTTTCTCCCCATCAAAGCCAATAATAAATCCCGCCATCGGACGTAAGCCCGCATCAATGATTTTATCAACGGATTCAGTTAAAGAACTCCGGGTATTTTGGAATTTTTTAGTCATGGATAAACTGTCTTCATCGGGAGTTTCAATTCCTAAAAACACCGCATCAAAATTACAGTCTACCATCAAATCCATCAAGTCAGTATCAGCAGCTAAATCAATGGATGCCTCGGTATTAAATCGGAAGGGATATTGATGGTCCGCTTGCCAAACTTTCAACGCTTGCAGCAATAGCCTAACATTGCGTTTGTTGCCGATAAAGTTATCATCCACCATAAAGACACTGCGCCGCCATCCCAACTCATAGAGGCAATCTAATTCAGCTAAAAGTTGCTCGGGTGTTTTGGTCCGGGGTTTGCGACCATAGAGGACGATAATATCACAAAATTCACACTGGAACGGACAACCCCGAGAGAATTGAACCGACATCGAATCATAAGCATCTAATTCGAGTAAGTCATACCGGGGAACCGGAGTTTCGCTGACATCGGGTTTTTCCAGAGTCCGAAACACGCCCTGAGTTTCGCCCTTTTCCAAGGCATCGATAAACATTGGCAGGGTGATTTCCCCTTCATCTAAAATCATAAAATCAGGGTTTGCCACGGCCACTTCATCGGGAACCGAAGTGGGGTAAGGTCCACCCACGGCGACGGATTTACCCCGCCGTTTGGCCTCCCGAATTTGGTCAAGCAAATCTTGTTTTTGAACAATCATTGCTGAGAAAATCACCAATTCGGCCCAATCCCACTCCGCTTCTGTCACCGGGCGAATATTGCGGTCTACCAGTTTAAAGTCCCAGGTTTGGGGTAAAATTGCAGCTACAGTGATTAATCCCAAGGGGGGTAACAAGACTTGGCGATCGACCAATTCTAAAATCTTGTTGTAAGACCAAAAAGTTGGAGGAAACAGGGGATACACGAGTAAAGTTCGCACCATCTAGCACTCCTTATCGAACGTTTAATGGTCAGTGGTCTTGATTGTAACGATTTTCTCGAACTTTGTCCGTGCGATCGCAGATTGACCCCCCATTCCTCAGCTAAATCCAAGTTTGGAGTAACGACTTCAGTCGTTACTCCGAACAGGGGAAGATTATCCTAGAAGGATATCATCTAGGATGAGCTTGTTGGGAACACTGCCGAAACTGACTGAACGGGCGACTCCGGCGAAGGGGAGGGTTACTTGTTCAAATTCTGCATAAACGTGGGGTAAGGAACCTGCTGCCGTGGTGGATAAGGGAACGGATGCCAAGATGTTGCCCGATGCGCCTAATCCATCATAGAGGGTGACGGTGTGACTGGCGAAGGGGGAGGCGTAGAAGAAGGAGAGTTGATTGTCAAATCCACCTTCTACATTCATGACAACTGCCCCCTGTTCTCCGTAAGTGAGGGCAGTTGTGCCGCTGGGGGGAGGGGCAAAGTTGCCGCCGAATTCATCGGGAAATCCCAAGGCATCTAAGGCATCGGTACTGATGATTCCCAAGGCGTTGGGGGAAAATGTGATGCCGCGATCGCCATAAAATCCGCTTACTGGGTCTAAATTGCCCACCCCTTCAAAGTTGAGGAAGGCAGGCAAATCGCTGCGGGGAATGACCAGGGTAGCACTACTTTGGGCACCAATTTCTACCCCTGGGGTGGGATTGACTAGGGCTAAATTAATGGTTTCGGCGACTTCGGCGATCGCATCGTTGACGATGGGAATGGTGACGGTTTGGACGGTTTCTCCCGGGGCAAACGATATGGGAATTGGGGTATTATCATAATCAAAAGGTGCAGTGGCCGTCCCATCCCCTAAAACTAGGGTTGCACCAGCAGGGAGATGGAGTCCTCCGGCGCGGGTGACGGTGACGGCGAGAATTTGGGTGCCATCTTCTTGGACGCTGAAGGTTGGCGCACTAAATTCTAGGCGGATATCATTATCTAAAATTGCTAAAGTTGCGGCATTTTGCGGACCAATTTGTGCACCTGTGCTGGGATTGGTGAGGGTTAATTGGAGGGTTTCCGTGGGTTCGCTTTCGGTGTCATCGACAATCGGAACGGCAACAGTTTGGACGGTTTCTCCCGGGGCGAAATTGACGAGAATTGGGGTATTATCGTAATCAAAGGGAGCAGTGGCGGTGCCATCGGTGAGGGCGATCGCGACCGAGAAAGGTTGATCCAGTCGGCCTTCTCGGGTGACAGTTACGGGTGCGATCGCTGTGCCATCTTCATTAACGATAAAGTTTGCCTCACTAAACTGTAAGAACACATCATTATCGATAATCGTGAATACTGCTGTACTCGGTTCCCCTAGGGTTGCCTCGCCAGTGGAATTGAGTAAGGTGAGATTGATGGTTTCATCGGGTTCTACGATATCATCATCCACAATGGGAATTTCCACGGTTTGGAGGGTTTCTCCCGGTGCAAAGTCTACGGCAAGGGGGGTGGGGTCGTAATCAAAGGGGGCCGTGGCAGTGCCATCACTTAATCCAATGGTGACTCCGGTGGGGATATTGGTAAACCCGATGCGCTCAACTTGGACAGGTGCGATGGGGGTTCCATCCTCGACTGCACTAAAATCTGGGCGAGTAAATCGCAACGCCACATTATTATCGACAATGGTAAAAGTGGCGGTAGTCGGAGTTCCCAGGGTTGCGCCTCCGGTAGGGTCAACCAACGTGAGAGCGATAGTTTCATCGGGTTCGATAATGTTATCGTTGACGATGGGAATTGTGATGGTTTGGGTGGTTTCTCCCGAGGGGAAAGTGACCACAATGGGCGTATCATCGAAATCCTCCGGTGCAGTGGCCGTCTCCTCTTCTAGGACCAGGGTGACGGTGACAGGACGATTGAGGAACCCTGTGCGGGTGACGGTGACGGGAACCAGGGGGGTACTATCTTCCAACCCCTGAAACTCAGTTTCACTGAACTGGACAGTCACCGGAGTGAGAGGATTCTCGCTCAGGGTGAAACTGGCGGTATTGCTTGTACCTACCGTTGCGCCTCCGGTGGGGGTTGTGAGAGTCAAACTGAGGGTTTGCACCCCGGCCTCAATCAGTTCATTGACGATGGGAATTGTGACGGTTTGTGCGGTGACTCCCGGGGCAAAGTTTACCGGAATCTGGGGGAGATTTAGATCAGCGGGAGGGGTGGGGAGATTTGGGGCGAGGGTGATGGTTGCGCCGACTGTACTCTCAATTATCCCCTGACGGAGGACTGTGATGGTGGCAACGGCCTCACCTTGGTCATTCAGGGTAAAGGTTTGTTCACCAAAAGAGAGGGATACATCGTTATCGAGAATGGTGATGGTGGATTGCGATCGCCCGCCCAGTCTGAGATTTTCCGTGGCATTGACTAAGCTCACCGAGAAGGTTTCCGTCGGTTGCACAAGGTTATCATCAATAATCGGAATCGTCACCACCGCCTGAGATTGTCTGGGGGCAAAGGTGACCACCCGAGGACCTCCGATGTAATCCTCTCCGGCGATCGCAGTTCCATCGGTGGGCAGAACGGTCACACTGGCAGTCTCACTTAGGTTCCCGGTGCGAAGTAACCTCACTTCCACACTAGGAACCCCCTCCTGAACCGTAAAATTGGTGGCAGCAAACTCCACGACACTCGCCAGGGGGTCTAGGGTGGTACTTAAAAAATCCGTGGCCTCTAAATTAATCGACCCTAACACCTCCCCAATCACCTGGGGACCACCATTCTGGATTACCACCACTTGAGTGGCGATCGCCACCGGATTGGAATTCCCATTTCCCGTGCGTTCAAAAATCGGTTCTAGGCGAATTTGTGCCGTTCTTAAATCCCGGGAAACTGCAATTCTATCCACCCCTTTTTGAAAATCCACAATGCGATCGCGGCCCGATCCGAGGACAAAAATATCCGCCCCGGGACCGCCAATTAAGGTATCATCTCCTAAACCCCCAAAGAGAATATCCTCTCCAGCATTGCCCAGGAGAGAATCATTACCATCCCCGCCAATAATCGTATCATTATCATCGGTGCCAATTAAAGTATTCCCTTGATTATCCCCAAAAATGAACGTCATCCGTTAATCCTCCTATTAACCCATTGTGCTTTGCCCCCATGCACCCCAATGCATCTGATCGCGAAGCGGGGCGTCGGCACGATCTGGCATTTAAAATCCTTGGAAATTGCCCTGCAAAGTGACTGATTTCCATTCTCCTAAATTTTCTCAGACTTTTCCCAAGGGACAGTCGAAAAAATGAATCTTTGATTTTCTTAAATGGGTGAAGAGTTTAACGCTACACCCATCGTCCTTTCCCCCATTTG includes:
- a CDS encoding B12-binding domain-containing radical SAM protein, whose protein sequence is MRTLLVYPLFPPTFWSYNKILELVDRQVLLPPLGLITVAAILPQTWDFKLVDRNIRPVTEAEWDWAELVIFSAMIVQKQDLLDQIREAKRRGKSVAVGGPYPTSVPDEVAVANPDFMILDEGEITLPMFIDALEKGETQGVFRTLEKPDVSETPVPRYDLLELDAYDSMSVQFSRGCPFQCEFCDIIVLYGRKPRTKTPEQLLAELDCLYELGWRRSVFMVDDNFIGNKRNVRLLLQALKVWQADHQYPFRFNTEASIDLAADTDLMDLMVDCNFDAVFLGIETPDEDSLSMTKKFQNTRSSLTESVDKIIDAGLRPMAGFIIGFDGEKKDASSRIVKFVEEAAIPTAMFGMLQALPNTALWHRLEKEGRLRVNSRQDINQSTLMNFVPTRPITDIAQEYIEAFWQLYDPEVFLDRTYRCFLKLGAPKCQPPAKFPSWVDLRALGIIIWRQGIKRKTRWKFWHHLFSVMRHNPGVWEAYLTVCAHNEHFLEYRQIVRDEIEAQLREWKRQEALSPVAVTSEVA
- a CDS encoding Calx-beta domain-containing protein, whose product is MTFIFGDNQGNTLIGTDDNDTIIGGDGNDSLLGNAGEDILFGGLGDDTLIGGPGADIFVLGSGRDRIVDFQKGVDRIAVSRDLRTAQIRLEPIFERTGNGNSNPVAIATQVVVIQNGGPQVIGEVLGSINLEATDFLSTTLDPLASVVEFAATNFTVQEGVPSVEVRLLRTGNLSETASVTVLPTDGTAIAGEDYIGGPRVVTFAPRQSQAVVTIPIIDDNLVQPTETFSVSLVNATENLRLGGRSQSTITILDNDVSLSFGEQTFTLNDQGEAVATITVLRQGIIESTVGATITLAPNLPTPPADLNLPQIPVNFAPGVTAQTVTIPIVNELIEAGVQTLSLTLTTPTGGATVGTSNTASFTLSENPLTPVTVQFSETEFQGLEDSTPLVPVTVTRTGFLNRPVTVTLVLEEETATAPEDFDDTPIVVTFPSGETTQTITIPIVNDNIIEPDETIALTLVDPTGGATLGTPTTATFTIVDNNVALRFTRPDFSAVEDGTPIAPVQVERIGFTNIPTGVTIGLSDGTATAPFDYDPTPLAVDFAPGETLQTVEIPIVDDDIVEPDETINLTLLNSTGEATLGEPSTAVFTIIDNDVFLQFSEANFIVNEDGTAIAPVTVTREGRLDQPFSVAIALTDGTATAPFDYDNTPILVNFAPGETVQTVAVPIVDDTESEPTETLQLTLTNPSTGAQIGPQNAATLAILDNDIRLEFSAPTFSVQEDGTQILAVTVTRAGGLHLPAGATLVLGDGTATAPFDYDNTPIPISFAPGETVQTVTIPIVNDAIAEVAETINLALVNPTPGVEIGAQSSATLVIPRSDLPAFLNFEGVGNLDPVSGFYGDRGITFSPNALGIISTDALDALGFPDEFGGNFAPPPSGTTALTYGEQGAVVMNVEGGFDNQLSFFYASPFASHTVTLYDGLGASGNILASVPLSTTAAGSLPHVYAEFEQVTLPFAGVARSVSFGSVPNKLILDDILLG
- a CDS encoding fatty acid desaturase, encoding MQANTVLNQTTGTVSQTQTQELPFTLQDVKAAIPAECFEPSIFKSLSYFFLDVGIIAGLYAIAYNLDSWFFFPIFWVMQGTMFWALFVVGHDCGHGSFSKLKWLNNLIGHLSHIPILVPYHGWRISHRTHHGNTGNLDTDESWYPVSEEKFNRMPWYEKLFRFYLPLLAYPLYLFKRSPDRQGSHFLPSSPLFRPSEKWDIVTSSVLWVMMVGFLGVLTYQFGWVFLVKYYLVPYIIFVMWLDLVTFLHHTEDDIPWYRGEDWYFLKGALSTIDRDYGFINPIHHNIGTHVAHHIFLNMPHYHLKTATEAIKPLLGDYYRSSNEPFLKSFIRSYWSCHFVPNTGSKVYYQSAWKPKSK